A genomic window from Anopheles ziemanni chromosome X, idAnoZiCoDA_A2_x.2, whole genome shotgun sequence includes:
- the LOC131290961 gene encoding uncharacterized protein LOC131290961, with translation MQRHRKKDRSERNAPPTIQKYLQFAGGGSAAGGVPNAPGLVPANENLYQPCGGVNLSTVIDVDVVGLKSAVASSPLDEATRTGTAAKACCRKGSDQRTSNNCYPEDNPDSIELYRDKQQQQQLQQQGGISHAPNMRMDLADQCTGIGGPCHQYRSKWACGAADGGFSAFPGEPSSELGNLASGGQPPPNNHHHQHQHHNHRQQRLGSDGTTSCASDPATSGSSGVGSAEYSYAYCEPILLQRPLAAATADGSPMAGLSGPPPAASSAYCVPVYHHHQPPALPLPLQPPLARSSMRGGGVGGGFPVGTTMHHHHHHHHHNYTLPNSAIGKGVTAATAGAAATTTTTTTGSLRALFTNFFRKSASSSSSSSSSSSGAMLNAAFSSTPPFLDAALGAGGGGVDNSMHHRLVGPPPPPPPPPERHSFTTCYGTKENIYEDIGSQSALQQSLPSGAGAAAAASAATNTTTTTVATASTTPTPPSASVSTPPPPPPLPPAGSAAASPVNNNSVAAEWQRVQVQHERIIGELNLSVERLIMPSYDDEHCCPDQQQQANQELSYQAPAPVHRVVASGGIGAGGSPSSPTVLKRPHFITAPAPPPGAASTSLVVVERHSPTISYGKSYGDVDSGISSSSTSGTSYSSSILYRSITNYHQQPDASSTSTSQGGGGTQPHRKLPMFGLRTAPLGALTLPGARVTTTTGSHFLHPSTSSSSATAMAAHSSTHSAGGMMNVTNAPDPPPPPDTVASCCFFTEHHRHQQPAPPVGYPPTTTHWSTIGSQGAGQFGPAFGAPSTRSSERGNGGSSGNFWNRFRRLHGRLTSTTSGKQQQQHTDVQHHHHQQQRGTLSSPSPRADSTFVAAGMFTQQEEDDAHDDGEQENRSEQQQVVMKDSEQQQQAVQEAPKPEAPRSHSPSSPSPSSSSSGSRSSASIGSSAGCSSDDGTSPAGSSSNSPSPVAKKAAAAAAAGHN, from the exons ATGCAGCGCCACCGGAAGAAGGACCGCTCGGAGCGGAACGCTCCACCGACCATACAGAAGTATCTGCAGTTTGCGGGCGGGGGTTCGGCGGCCGGCGGTGTCCCAAACGCACCCGGGCTGGTGCCGGCAAACGAAAACCTCTACCAACCGTGCGGCGGCGTCAACCTTTCCACCGTCATCGATGTCGACGTTGTCGGCCTGAAGTCGGCGGTCGCTTCCTCGCCGCTGGATGAAGCGACGCGCACCGGCACGGCCGCCAAGGCGTGCTGCCGGAAGGGGAGCGATCAGCGAACCAGCAACAACTGCTACCCGGAGGACAATCCCGACAGCATCGAGCTGTACCGGgacaaacagcagcagcagcagctgcagcaacaGGGAGGAATCTCACACGCACCAAACATGCGGATGGATCTGGCGGACCAATGTACCGGTATAGGTGGTCCATGTCATCAG TATCGTAGCAAGTGGGCTTGTGGTGCCGCCGATGGGGGGTTTAGTGCCTTCCCGGGGGAACCTTCCTCGGAGCTGGGTAATCTTGCCAGCGGCGGTCAGCCGCCCcccaacaaccaccaccaccagcaccagcaccacaaCCACCGCCAGCAGCGTCTCGGGAGTGACGGCACGACGTCGTGCGCGTCCGACCCGGCGACCTCGGGCTCGTCGGGCGTCGGAAGTGCCGAGTACTCGTACGCCTACTGCGAACCGATACTACTACAGCGACCCCtggcggcggcgacggcggaTGGTTCACCAATGGCGGGGCTCTCCGGGCCACCGCCCGCGGCCTCGTCCGCGTACTGCGTGCCGGTctatcaccaccatcagccgCCCGCGTTGCCCTTGCCCCTGCAGCCACCCCTGGCGCGGTCGTCGATgcggggtggtggtgttggtggtggcttccc TGTGGGCACCACTatgcaccatcaccatcaccaccatcatcacaacTACACGCTGCCGAACAGCGCCATCGGCAAGGGTGTaacggcggcgacggcgggggcggcggcgacgacaacgacgacgacgacgggctCACTGCGTGCCTTATTTACCAACTTCTTCCGGAAGtcagcgtcgtcgtcgtcgtcatcctcatcgtcgtcgtccgggGCGATGCTGAACGCCGCCTTCTCCTCGACACCGCCGTTTCTCGATGCCGCCCTTGGTGCAGGAGGGGGCGGGGTGGACAACAGCATGCACCACCGTTTAGTCGGgcctccgccaccaccgccaccaccacccgagCGCCATTCCTTTACCACCTGCTACGGTACGAAGGAGAACATCTACGAGGATATCGGGTCGCAGTCGGCCCTCCAACAATCCTTGCCATCGGGAGCCGGtgcagcggcggcggcctCGGCGGCGACgaacacgacgacgaccacggtGGCGACGGCGAGCACCACACCAACACCGCCGTCCGCGAGTGTGAGcacgccgccaccaccgccacccttGCCACCGGCTGGCAGCGCCGCCGCCAGTCCCGTCAACAACAACTCGGTGGCCGCCGAGTGGCAGCGGGTGCAGGTGCAGCACGAGCGCATCATCGGCGAGCTGAATCTGTCCGTCGAGCGGCTCATCATGCCTTCGTACGACGACGAACACTGCTGCCcggaccagcagcagcaggcgaaCCAGGAGCTGTCCTACcaagcaccagcaccagtCCACCGTGTCGTTGCCAGTGGGGGGATCGGAGCCGGGGGCAGTCCGTCAAGTCCCACCGTACTGAAACGCCCTCATTTCATAACGGCACCAGCGCCACCGCCGGGCGCAGCGTCCACctcgctggtggtggtggaacgcCACTCGCCCACCATCTCGTACGGCAAGTCGTACGGCGACGTGGACAGCGGcatcagtagcagcagcacgaGCGGCACCAGCTACTCCAGCAGTATCCTCTACCGCAGCATCACCAACTACCACCAGCAGCCGGACGCTTCCTCGACGTCGACGTCCCAAGGTGGTGGGGGGACCCAACCCCATCGGAAGCTGCCAATGTTCGGTCTACGCACCGCTCCGCTGGGGGCACTAACACTGCCCGGCGCGCgggtcaccaccaccaccggtagCCACTTTCTGCACCCGTcaacatcgtcgtcgtcggcgacgGCGATGGCGGCTCACTCCTCCACTCACTCCGCCGGGGGGATGATGAACGTGACGAACGCACCGgatccaccgccaccaccggatACGGTCGCCTCCTGCTGCTTCTTCACCGAGCATCATCGTCACCAGCAACCTGCACCTCCGGTCGGCTACCCGCCAACAACGACGCACTGGAGCACCATCGGTAGCCAAGGGGCGGGTCAGTTTGGGCCCGCATTCGGCGCACCCTCCACCCGCtcgtccgagcgaggcaacgGTGGTAGCAGCGGTAATTTTTGGAATCGCTTCCGACGACTCCATGGACGGTTGACATCCACCACCTCCGgaaagcagcaacaacagca CACCGACgtccagcaccaccaccaccaacaacagcgAGGTACCTTATCTTCGCCTTCGCCGCGTGCCGATTCCACTTTCGTCGCCGCCGGAATGTTCACCCAGCAGGAGGAAGACGATGCCCACGACGATGGCGAGCAGGAGAACCGAtcggagcagcagcaggtggTGATGAAGGACagcgaacagcagcagcaggccgtGCAGGAAGCGCCAAAGCCGGAAGCACCGCGATCGCACTCACCCTCTTCGCCGTCGccatcgtcctcgtcgtccggGTCACGCTCGTCGGCATCGATCGGTTCGTCCGCCGGTTGCTCCTCCGACGACGGCACGTCACCGGCCGGCTCGTCCTCCAACTCTCCGTCGCCAGTGGCCAAAAaggcagcagctgcagctgctgctggacaCAACTAG